In the Deltaproteobacteria bacterium CG2_30_66_27 genome, GGTTCCAGGTCCTCGACCCGCAAGCCCTCCGCGGGGCGGCTTCCCCCGGCAACCTGTAGACCTTCCACGGGAAATCGACCGGGTTTTGCGTCCGATCAATGCGCCTGCGGGTCGCATATTATATTCTGGCGCAAGAATACACTAACAAGGAGGTCGCTCATGATCGACGCGAACGAGTATCTGGAAGCGGGACTGAAATTACACGGGCACAAGTGCCCCGCCATGCCGATGGGGCTCCGGGCGGGGGCGGCGGCGATGAACCGGCTCGGCGTCGGCCGGGCGAAGGACAAGGAACTGTCCGCCGTCGTCGAACTCGGGGACGATCACTGTTCCCACTGCTTCGCCGACGGGATCCAGATGGTGACCGGCTGCACCTTCGGGAAGGGGAACCTTCGGAAGGCGGGGTACGGAAAGTTTGGCGTGACCCTGGCGGACCGGGAATCCGGCCACGCCGTGCGGGTGGTGCCGAAGGCGGAGGCACAGGCGAAGATGAAGCAGACCCCGTTTTTCCTCGAATACCGGTTGAAGGGGGTTCCTCCCTCCAAAGTTCCCGACACCGTGGTGGATCCGCTGGTCCGCCAGGTGATGGGAGCCCCGGAAGAAGCGATCCTGACCGTCGGAAGGCCGTTTCCGATGGACATCGGGAAGCCTTCCGAAACGTTCGCGTCGTTCGTCTGCGACCGGTGCGGGGAAACGGTCGTCGAGAAGTACGGGCGCGTGGTAGGGGAGCGGAAGGTCTGCATCCCGTGCCAGGAAAAACTCCTGGCGGGAAAATAGGGATCGGTCCTGTACGCGATCGCCGCGCAGATGGCGTGGAAACTGGCGGGAGGGTAAACGGGGATGGAAACGACGATCCGTTCAAAAGCCGAAAGCGGGCTTCTTCTCGCGATCCTCCTGTCCGCCGGCACGTTGGTCCTCGAGATCGCGGGGGGAATCCTGTCCGGTTCCCTCGCCCTGCTGTCGGACGCGGTGCACGTGCTGCTGGACCTGCTCTCCCTCCTTCTTTCCTACGGGGCGATCCGCGTGGCCTCGCTTCCGCCCACGGACACCCGCACCTTCGGCTGGCACCGGGTGGAGGTATTTGCAGCCCTGGTCAACGGCTTGACGATGCTGGGGGCCTCCCTCTGGATCCTGTACGAGGCGTGGAGGAGGTACAACCACCCGGTGCCGGTTGAAAGCGGTCTTCTCTTCGTGGTGGCGATCGTTGGACTTGCCCTGAACGGAGTCTCCGCCGTCGCGCTTCACCGCGGGGCCGAAGGCGACCTCAACGTCCGGAGCGCGTTTCTGCACGTGATCGGGGACACCCTCTCCTCGGTCGGGGTCGTCGTCGGGGCGGTCGTGATGGCGTGGACCGGGTGGTACCGGGCGGACGCCGTGATCTCCGCGGGGATCGGCCTCCTGGTCCTGTGGGGAACGGGACGCATCCTGCGGGATGCTCTCCGCATGCTCCTTGAGGGGACGCCTCCGGGGCTCGACGCCGGCAAGGTCTCGGAAACGATCCGCGCGGCCTTGCGGACGGAGTACCACATCGAGCACGTCACCCTGCAGGCGGAGTGCGGACCCGGGTGTGCACTGCCCGCAGCTCCGCAGTTGCGACACGATGCGGACAATCATGCCGTAACCCGGGACGAGCAATAGGAGTCCCGATGAAACATTTTCAGTCATTATTGTGTTGTATGAAGATATATAGATATATCTTCCGGCCTTCGGGGCCGGGTGAAGGAGCAGTGATGAAGAGGACCGCGATGATCTTTCCTGTTGTGGCGCTGATTCTGACGATGTCCCTGGCGACGGCCAGCCCGGGGCGGGCCGGAGGGCTTTCCCTCCGGGAGTGCGTGAACCGGGCGCTGACGCAAAATCCCCTGGCGGCCGAAGGACGCCTCGGCGTGGAGGCCGGCGGCCAGGGGCTTCTGAGCGCCCGGGGGAAGCACCTGCCGCGGCTATCCCTCGATATGAACTATGCGCTCCGTCAGGACCCGGCGCCGTTCATCCCGGCCCAGGCGATCACGGTCCCCGCCCGTTTCAGCGATGAGTACGCCGCGTGGGGGGTATCCCTGGTACTCCCCGTCTACCAGGGTGGGCAGATCTCGAACAATGTGGATCTGGCGGCGGTCCGCAGGGATCTCCAGGAATATTCCCTGGCCCGGACCCTCAATGATCTCATCGCCAACACGGTGAACACCTACAACAAGATTCTTCAACTGGCGTCGTTGCGCGAGGCGTCCTCCGCCTCGGTGGCGGCCCTGGAGGAACAGCTCAAGAGCACGCGGCTTCTCTTCGATGTGGGTCGGATCGCACGGGTCGATCTCCTGAAGGTCGAGGTGCAACTGGCCAACGAACGGCAGCGGCTCCTCACCCTCGACGAGGGGATCGCCACGGCCGGCGCCACCCTTCGGTACCTGATGGGGGAGGACCCCGGGGGCGGAGCGGGACCGCCTCTCCTGTCCGACAACCTCGTCGTGCAGGCGGCGCCTTCCGATCCCGCGTCGGGCCCGCTCGATGCCGCGAGGCAAAGGCCTGAATATCTTGCGGCCGTGAAGGGGGTGGAAGAGGCGGAACTTTCCCGGAAGATCGCCCTCGGCAAGCTGCTGCCGGCGGTGAACGCCACGGGAGGATACACCGATCAGTACGGTTTCAGGCCTTCCTACGACGAAACCAACTGGTTCATCGGCCTTCAGGCGAGCGTCCCCCTCTTCGATCGATCCCTTTCTGTGGATCTGGCGCGGGGAAAGACCTTACGGGACAAGGCTACGGAGCGGCTACGGGTCGTCGACCACCAGCTTCGGCTCGAGGTCGGGACCTCCGTCGCCTCTCTCCGGGAGAGCGCGCACCGCGTGGAGACCGCCCGCCAGGTGATCGAACAGGCCCGGGAGTCGTTCCGCATCGAGCGGGAGAAGTTCGGCAGCGGGGCCGGCACGATGACCGACCTGCTCCTGGCCCAGGCGGCCGACATCACGGCCGAGGCCAACCTCGCACAGGCTCTGTTCGATTACAATGCGGCGCTGGTCGCCTACCGAACGGCGACCGGCACCTTGGAGGAGTATATCCGATGAAAAGGAAATGGATTTTCCTGTTGATCGCGGCGGTGCTCGTCGTCGGAGCGCTCGCCCTCGTGAGAAGCAAACTGGCGGGAATCGCGGCGCTGCCGAAGCCGGAAGCGTCCCTCCCCGTCGTCCGCGTTGCCGTCGCCGCTTCCGGAACCCTCGAGGTTTTCGCCCATTACCAGGGGAGCGTCGAGCCGCTGACGAAAAGCGACGTCTCGGCCCGCATCTCCGGGAATCTTCTCTCGGTCGCGAAGCGCGAGGGAGACCCGGTCCGAGAGGGAGAGATCGTGGCGGTCATCGATGACCGGGAGTTGATCGAGCGGTCGGCGGCGGCCGAGGCCGAGGTCCTCGCCACACGGCAGAGGCTCGCGGGGGGGCGCAGCGCCTACGAGACCCAGAAATCGATTTATGAGCGGGACGGGAAGCTGTTCGCCGCCGGCGCCATCTCCCGAGAGGCGCTGGAGCGGTCCCGGGCCGCCATCGATGGGGCGAAGGCCACGGTGGACGCCTACGAGGAGAGCATCAAGGGGCTCTCCATGAACAGCGCGGCGGCCGCCACCCAGGCAGGCTACTCCCGCATCCGGGCGCCTTTCCACGGCGTCGTCACCAGGCGGTGGATGGAACCGGGCGACCTCGCGGTCCCCGGAAAGCCGATCCTGACGGTGGAAAAGATCTCCCCCTACAAGGTGACGGTCCAGGTTCCCCAGGAAGAGATGGAGGGGTTGAAACCCGGCGGGAAGGCCCATCTCGGGTACGGCGATCGGGTCATGACGGCGGCGATCTCCCGCGTCTATCCGGCCCTTGGGAAGAACATCCTCGGCTCGGTGGAGATGGTCCTGCCCGCGTTACCGTTCGGTCTCCCATCCGGAAGCACGGTGGGGGTCGATCTCGCGAGGAGGACGGTGACCGGGGTCATCGTTCCGGAGAACGCCCTGGTGCGCAGCGGCGCCGGGAACTTCGTCTGCGTGGTGAAGGACGGAGTCGCGCGGATCCGCAAGGTGGTCCTCCTCGGTGTGGATGGAGGAAAAGCGGCGCTGACGGGTGACGTGGCGCCGGGCGAACAGGTCGCCGTGGGCCAGGAGAACCATCTCCTCACTCTGGTCGAGGGAAGCCGGGTCACCGTTGCGGGAGAAACGAAATGAAGGTCGTCGAGCGCTACATCCGGAAGCCGCACCTGGTTCTCTCCTTCGTGGTCCTCCTGTCGGTGGTGGGGTTGATCGGCTACAAAAAGATGCCGTTCAACCTTTTCCCCGATACCGATCGCCCCCAGATCAGCGTGGTGACGGTCATGCCCGGGGCCGCGGCCTCCGACGTGGAGACCGACATCACCCGGATCATCGAGAAGGAGGTCTCCACCATCGACCTGGTGCGGAAGGTGACCTCCACCTCCAAGGACGAGGTCTCGGTGGTATCGGCGGAGTTCGAGTACGACAAGGGGCTGGACGCGGCCGCCACCGACGTGGCCAACGCCCTGAGCAAGGTCGGCGCGCGTCTTCCCCCGGCGATCCGCCCCCCCCAGATCTTCAAGATCAGCCAGGCGACCCAGCCGACCATGACGTTGGCCCTTTCCCCCGCGCCCGGCTCGTCCGCCGATCTTCGGAAGATCCGGGAACTGGCCGACAACCCGATCAAGGAAGCGCTTCTGCGCGTTCCGGACATCGCCAACGTCGAGGTCTTCGGGGCGCACCAGCCGGAGGTGCAGGTGACCGTGGACCCGGACCGGCTGAACCGCTTCGCCGTCAGCCTGCCGGACGTGATGGGCGCCCTGTCCGCCCAGAACCAGAACATCCCCCAGGGGCTCGTCCTCCGCCGCGACGGGCAATATCTCTTCAAGACCGAAGGGGCGGTGAAAAACCCCGACGAGCTGAAGGGGGTGGTGGTGGCCCGCAGGGACACCGGGACGGTCCATCTGCGGGACGTGGCGGACGTAGAGGCCGGGGTGCAGGAGCCCCAGTCGGCCTACCACGGCAACGGCCTGGAGGCGATCGGCATCAACATCCTGCGGGGCCAGAACGGCCACACGCTCGACGCCATCCATGGCGCCGAACAGCTTCTGCCGAAGCTCAGGGCCCTCTACCCGTTCATCCGGTTCGACGTCAGCTACACCCAGAAGGAACTGATCGATCTGAGCGTGACCAACATGCTGGATGCCCTCCGGGACGCCATCCTCATCACCGTCGTCGTCATCTTCCTTTTCCTCGGCAACCTGCGCACCATGATGCTGTGCGCCGTCTCCATCCCCTTTACCTACCTCATCACCTTCGCGGTCATGTGGCTCTTCGGTTTCGAGTTCCACATGGTGACCCTGACCGGCGTCATCCTGGCGGTGGGAATGCTCCTCGACGACGCCATCGTCGTGATCGAGAACATCGAGCGGCACTACCGGGAGGGGAAGAAGGACCTGGTAGAGATGGTGGCCGGGGGGACCGAGGAGGTGATGCTGGCCATCTTCTCCGGCACCTACGCGACGGTGGTCGTGCTGGTCCCGATCATCTTCATCGGCGGATACGTCCAGACCGTCCTGCGCCCCCTGTCGCTTTCCCTCTGCATCGCCCTGATCTCCTCCTACGTCGTCTCGGTGACCATCATCCCGATCCTCGCGCCGTTCCTCCTCAAGAGAGGTCACCGGCCGAACCGCCTGGAGGTCCTCGTCTCGAAGGGGAGCGACCGCTTCGTCCACGGCATCCGCGACTTCTTCCTCGGGAGCCTCGACACGGCGCTCCGGCACCGGTTCCTCTTCATCGCCGGCGCCTTCCTCCTCCTGGTGGCGACCAACGCGTTCGTGAAACCGCTGGTGGGGCAGGACGTGCAGCCCCCCATGGACACCGGCATCATCAAGATCAACTTCGAGGCGGACGCCAATTCATCGCTCGGCCAGTCGGACCGGATCCTGACCCGGATGGAGGAGGTGATCCGGAAGCAGGAAGGGGTGGTGTACATCAGCTCCACCCTCGGTTCGGAGCCGTCGGTCGTCTCTTTCGGCAGCGGGAAAAATCCCCAACAGGGGACCATGACCGTCAACTTGGTGGATCGTTATCACCGCAAGGCGACCATCTGGCAGGAGGAGGAGCGGCTTCGGGAGGGATTCCGGACGATCCCGGGGCTCAAGTTCGCCGATGTC is a window encoding:
- a CDS encoding tRNA CCA-pyrophosphorylase, giving the protein MIDANEYLEAGLKLHGHKCPAMPMGLRAGAAAMNRLGVGRAKDKELSAVVELGDDHCSHCFADGIQMVTGCTFGKGNLRKAGYGKFGVTLADRESGHAVRVVPKAEAQAKMKQTPFFLEYRLKGVPPSKVPDTVVDPLVRQVMGAPEEAILTVGRPFPMDIGKPSETFASFVCDRCGETVVEKYGRVVGERKVCIPCQEKLLAGK